A section of the Flavobacterium ardleyense genome encodes:
- a CDS encoding geranylgeranylglycerol-phosphate geranylgeranyltransferase, with protein MLDFFKVIRYQNLIMLALMQLIFRYGFLKIQGLPLALTDWQYALLVLATVTIAAGGYLINNIFDVNTDLINKPKQVVIGDSISEATAYNYYVVLNIIGVGCGFYLSNAIGKPGFSAIFILIAATLYMYASNFKQTVLVGNIIVALLLSVSVIIIGVYDLYPIITLDNQAILAVLFKILMDYAIFCFVLNFIREIVKDLADVKGDYNDDIHTLPIVLGVSRTAKIVFYLSFIPLLSLLVYINTYFVSSDLWYATVYGLVLVVGPLLYFTIKMWSAKTSKDFQHLSNVLKFVILFGILSIVVISLNIKYGIL; from the coding sequence ATGCTCGATTTTTTTAAAGTGATCAGATATCAGAATCTAATAATGCTTGCTTTGATGCAACTAATATTTAGATATGGATTTCTAAAAATTCAGGGGTTACCGCTTGCCTTAACAGATTGGCAATATGCCTTGTTAGTTTTGGCAACTGTTACAATAGCAGCTGGCGGCTACCTAATTAATAATATTTTTGATGTCAATACAGACCTCATAAATAAACCAAAGCAAGTAGTCATTGGCGATAGCATTTCAGAGGCTACTGCCTACAATTATTATGTGGTGCTAAATATCATTGGCGTTGGATGTGGATTTTACTTATCAAATGCGATTGGTAAGCCGGGATTCTCTGCAATTTTTATTCTAATTGCCGCTACCTTATATATGTATGCGAGTAATTTTAAGCAGACAGTTTTGGTTGGAAACATCATTGTTGCATTACTACTATCTGTAAGTGTGATAATCATTGGGGTTTATGATCTTTATCCAATCATTACATTGGACAACCAAGCGATTCTTGCAGTGTTATTTAAAATCTTGATGGACTACGCTATTTTTTGCTTCGTTTTAAATTTCATTCGAGAAATCGTAAAAGACCTGGCCGATGTAAAAGGAGATTATAATGATGACATCCACACACTACCAATTGTTTTGGGCGTTTCCAGAACCGCAAAGATCGTTTTTTACCTTAGTTTCATTCCACTGCTTTCATTATTAGTTTATATAAATACTTATTTTGTTTCTAGCGACTTATGGTATGCAACCGTTTACGGATTGGTATTGGTAGTTGGACCCCTACTTTATTTTACCATTAAAATGTGGTCTGCCAAGACTAGTAAAGATTTTCAGCATCTTTCAAATGTTTTGAAGTTTGTTATTCTTTTTGGTATTCTTTCGATTGTGGTTATCTCTTTAAATATCAAGTATGGTATTTTATAA
- a CDS encoding KdsC family phosphatase, with protein sequence MTDKNYKIVMNGISTFIFDVDGVLTDSAVHITSTGEMLRIMNIRDGYAMKAAIESGYNVCIISGGSNEGVRVRLHNLGIKDIHLGASDKVKIFKEYINLNNIDPSQVLYMGDDIPDYHVMQLVGLPTCPQDSVSEIKNLSKYVSHKNGGKGAVRDVIEQVMKTQGKWLKYFDAQYD encoded by the coding sequence ATGACAGATAAAAATTACAAAATAGTAATGAACGGCATCAGTACATTTATATTTGATGTGGATGGCGTACTTACCGATAGCGCTGTACATATTACCTCAACTGGCGAAATGCTGAGAATTATGAACATTCGAGACGGCTACGCCATGAAGGCGGCTATAGAAAGCGGCTATAATGTGTGCATTATTTCGGGAGGAAGCAATGAAGGAGTTCGAGTGCGACTACATAATCTAGGAATTAAGGACATTCATTTGGGAGCTTCTGATAAGGTAAAAATATTTAAAGAGTATATTAATCTTAATAATATTGACCCTTCTCAAGTGCTATATATGGGCGACGATATTCCAGATTATCACGTAATGCAATTGGTGGGGCTACCCACCTGTCCTCAGGATTCGGTATCAGAAATTAAAAACCTCTCAAAGTATGTCTCTCACAAAAATGGCGGAAAAGGCGCGGTACGAGATGTAATAGAGCAGGTTATGAAAACTCAAGGAAAGTGGCTCAAGTACTTTGATGCACAATACGATTAA
- a CDS encoding Rossmann-like and DUF2520 domain-containing protein: MKKVTIIGSGNVAQHLLKAILHSSELHLQQILVRKIESVENLIDPTKIIINYGDLLESDLYIIAVSDSAIREVSLNLPFSNRLVAHTSGTMPLDSMSEKNRRAVFYPLQTFSKTKSVDFKKVPLCLEAENLNDLEELKALGSFISNNVNLINSQQRKSLHVAAVFVSNFANHLYTIGEEICKENNISFEILKPLIKETAEKIFYLDPKHAQTGPAIRGDQNTIDAHLNFLKNSEYNKIYKLLTESIQHDR, from the coding sequence ATGAAGAAAGTTACTATTATCGGTTCGGGGAATGTTGCTCAGCATTTGCTGAAGGCTATTTTGCACAGTTCAGAATTACATCTTCAACAAATACTTGTTCGGAAAATCGAAAGTGTTGAGAATCTGATAGATCCAACCAAAATAATTATTAATTACGGTGATTTGCTGGAGTCGGATTTATATATTATTGCAGTAAGTGACTCGGCAATTAGAGAAGTAAGTTTGAATTTGCCATTTTCAAATCGGCTTGTTGCACACACTTCCGGCACAATGCCGCTGGATTCCATGAGCGAAAAAAACAGAAGAGCGGTTTTTTATCCTCTACAAACATTTTCGAAAACAAAAAGTGTCGACTTCAAAAAAGTTCCACTTTGTCTGGAGGCAGAAAATTTGAACGATCTAGAAGAATTAAAAGCTTTGGGAAGTTTCATTTCAAACAATGTAAATTTAATAAATTCGCAACAGCGTAAATCGCTCCACGTTGCGGCGGTTTTCGTAAGTAATTTTGCCAACCACTTATACACGATTGGAGAAGAAATTTGCAAGGAAAACAATATATCTTTCGAAATCTTGAAGCCACTAATAAAAGAAACCGCTGAGAAAATTTTTTATTTAGATCCAAAACATGCTCAGACAGGACCTGCAATTCGTGGCGATCAGAACACCATTGATGCGCATTTAAATTTTCTGAAAAATTCAGAATATAATAAAATATATAAATTACTAACAGAATCTATTCAACATGACAGATAA
- the ccsA gene encoding cytochrome c biogenesis protein: MVNKIGSFLFSTRLMAVLFLSFAVAMAVGTFIENEYNTDTARIIIYNAWWFEGIMLLFAVNFIGNIKKYQLWHWKKWATLTLHLSFLLILLGAFITRYISYEGMMPIREGETEQQFFSDKTYLTVLVDGDYQGEMKRLTFEKPILFSPVTNNDFTISENFAGKPFKIKYKDFIMGATETITADKDGVLYLKMVESGEGTRHEHFLKEGEVQNIHNVLFALNKPTKGAINITMNDQGKTIQSPFEGEFMTMATQAQTPVVKDIEQPLAMRSLYNLAGQRFVFPDEPVKGRKTYISNNDYKNKEHTDALIVTLEANGKSEELTLVGSKGNIGEPHAVTIDGLDYTVFFGSKAYTLPFEIKLNDFIAAKYPGTEKSYSSFESQVTVIDKDKTFDARIFMNNVLDHGGYRFFQASFHPDEKGTVLSVNHDAWGSGITYFGYTLLYIGMMAIMFSKNTRFDDLKRKLENVKAKKAKLMTMLLLFLSMGMFAQNPPAHDEHDGHDHAAHAEQTQKTPAHDHSQESSSATKAAPTRMPTVDEVKKFINDNAVSEEHAAKFGRVVIQDQGGRMKPVNTFSSELLRKVSKSDKFDKLNADQVFLSMVQFPNAWFEVPLVYIKPGNDSIRHIIGIEKDAKYAPFIKFFDETGNYKLSKYLDAAYKAAVPDQFQKDFIETDRKVILLNQALSGAILRIFPIPNDPNNKWVSYMELGEIGLKGQDSLFTQKILPLYILSAKNAAESKNYKEADFFLDGIQKFQHKYGSEVLPTDDKVTSEILYNKYDIFKNLYFLYMFAGVLMLMLVVVNIFFEKKAIRIVINAFHIFIGFLFFLHTVGLAARWYISGHAPWSDAYESMIYVAWATMFFSLAFDRKSKLTVASGTFVASMILMIAHWSWMDPAIANLQPVLDSYWLMIHVAVIVGSYGPFTLAMILGLVSLFLMVFTTKKNKAKMDLNIKEITYINEMALTIGLVMLTIGNFLGGQWANESWGRYWGWDPKETWALISIMIYAFVIHARFVPALRGKWIYNLMSVLAFYSIMMTYFGVNFYLSGLHSYASGDKVVTPSFIYYSVAAIAILAIVSYWRVNLFKKKQ; this comes from the coding sequence ATGGTTAATAAAATTGGTTCTTTTTTATTTTCTACTCGTTTAATGGCCGTTTTGTTTCTCTCCTTTGCCGTTGCTATGGCCGTCGGCACCTTCATAGAAAACGAATATAATACCGATACCGCCCGAATAATTATTTACAATGCGTGGTGGTTTGAAGGAATTATGCTTCTCTTCGCAGTTAATTTTATTGGAAATATTAAAAAATACCAGCTGTGGCATTGGAAAAAATGGGCAACTCTTACATTGCACTTATCATTCCTGCTGATACTTCTAGGAGCATTTATTACTCGCTATATTAGTTACGAAGGAATGATGCCTATTAGAGAAGGCGAAACTGAACAACAATTCTTTTCTGATAAAACATACCTTACAGTCTTAGTTGATGGGGACTATCAAGGCGAAATGAAACGTCTCACTTTCGAAAAGCCTATCTTGTTTTCGCCTGTTACCAACAACGATTTCACAATTAGCGAAAACTTTGCTGGAAAGCCATTTAAAATCAAATATAAAGATTTTATTATGGGAGCTACAGAAACTATCACCGCTGATAAAGACGGAGTGTTGTATCTTAAAATGGTAGAATCGGGAGAAGGTACCCGCCACGAGCATTTTCTTAAAGAAGGGGAAGTTCAAAATATCCACAACGTACTTTTTGCCCTTAACAAACCCACAAAAGGTGCTATAAATATTACGATGAATGACCAAGGTAAAACAATTCAATCTCCATTTGAAGGTGAGTTTATGACCATGGCAACACAAGCTCAAACTCCTGTAGTAAAAGATATCGAACAGCCACTTGCTATGAGATCTCTTTATAATCTAGCAGGACAGCGATTTGTATTTCCGGACGAACCTGTTAAAGGCCGGAAAACGTACATTTCTAACAATGACTATAAAAATAAAGAACATACCGATGCTCTTATTGTTACGCTAGAGGCAAATGGTAAATCTGAAGAACTTACTCTTGTAGGATCAAAAGGAAATATCGGAGAGCCACACGCTGTTACAATTGATGGCTTAGATTATACTGTGTTTTTTGGAAGTAAAGCGTATACTCTTCCTTTCGAAATTAAATTGAATGATTTTATTGCAGCCAAATATCCAGGAACCGAGAAAAGTTACTCTTCCTTTGAAAGCCAAGTTACAGTTATAGATAAAGATAAAACTTTTGATGCACGGATCTTTATGAATAACGTCTTGGATCACGGTGGCTATAGATTTTTTCAAGCCTCGTTTCATCCGGACGAAAAAGGAACTGTGTTGTCAGTGAATCACGATGCTTGGGGAAGCGGAATTACATATTTTGGATATACCTTATTATATATAGGAATGATGGCAATTATGTTTTCAAAAAATACTCGATTTGATGATCTTAAAAGAAAATTGGAAAACGTGAAAGCGAAAAAAGCTAAATTAATGACAATGCTTTTGCTGTTCTTAAGCATGGGAATGTTTGCGCAAAACCCGCCTGCGCATGATGAGCACGACGGACACGATCACGCCGCACACGCTGAGCAAACTCAAAAAACCCCTGCTCATGACCATTCTCAAGAGAGCAGTTCGGCAACAAAAGCAGCTCCCACTAGGATGCCAACTGTGGATGAGGTTAAAAAGTTCATCAATGATAATGCAGTAAGTGAAGAACACGCGGCAAAGTTTGGACGTGTTGTAATTCAAGATCAAGGTGGTCGAATGAAGCCTGTCAATACCTTCTCGTCTGAGCTTCTCCGCAAAGTAAGTAAAAGTGATAAATTTGATAAACTCAACGCCGATCAAGTTTTTCTGTCAATGGTACAATTTCCAAATGCTTGGTTCGAAGTGCCATTGGTTTACATCAAACCAGGAAACGATAGTATCCGTCATATTATTGGAATTGAGAAAGATGCAAAGTATGCTCCTTTTATCAAGTTTTTTGATGAAACAGGAAATTACAAACTTTCAAAATATCTCGATGCCGCCTACAAAGCAGCTGTTCCAGATCAATTTCAAAAGGATTTTATAGAAACAGATCGCAAAGTAATTTTATTAAATCAAGCTTTAAGTGGCGCGATTCTAAGAATATTTCCAATTCCAAATGATCCAAATAATAAATGGGTTTCTTATATGGAACTTGGTGAAATAGGTCTTAAAGGTCAAGATTCGCTATTTACCCAAAAGATTTTGCCGCTCTATATCCTATCGGCCAAGAATGCTGCAGAATCAAAAAATTATAAAGAAGCAGATTTTTTCCTTGACGGAATTCAAAAGTTTCAACATAAATACGGTAGTGAAGTACTTCCAACCGATGATAAAGTAACTTCAGAAATACTGTACAACAAATACGACATTTTCAAAAACTTATACTTCTTGTATATGTTTGCAGGAGTGTTGATGTTAATGTTAGTAGTTGTAAATATCTTTTTTGAGAAGAAAGCTATTAGAATTGTAATCAATGCTTTCCACATATTTATCGGATTTTTGTTCTTTTTGCATACCGTAGGTTTGGCAGCAAGATGGTATATTTCTGGGCACGCGCCTTGGAGTGATGCTTATGAATCTATGATCTATGTGGCATGGGCAACAATGTTTTTCTCATTGGCATTCGACAGAAAGTCAAAATTAACTGTTGCGTCAGGAACATTCGTCGCCTCGATGATCTTAATGATTGCGCATTGGAGTTGGATGGACCCAGCAATAGCAAACCTTCAACCAGTTCTAGATTCGTATTGGTTAATGATTCACGTTGCGGTAATTGTTGGAAGTTACGGACCTTTTACCCTTGCAATGATACTCGGATTAGTTTCGCTATTCTTAATGGTATTTACTACCAAAAAGAACAAGGCAAAAATGGATCTCAACATTAAAGAAATTACCTATATTAATGAAATGGCGCTTACAATTGGACTCGTAATGCTTACCATCGGTAACTTCCTTGGAGGGCAATGGGCCAATGAAAGCTGGGGTCGTTACTGGGGATGGGACCCAAAAGAGACCTGGGCATTGATAAGTATTATGATTTATGCATTTGTAATTCACGCGCGTTTCGTGCCTGCATTGCGCGGAAAATGGATTTATAACCTTATGAGTGTTCTGGCATTCTACTCAATTATGATGACTTATTTTGGAGTAAATTTCTACCTTTCCGGACTGCATTCATACGCAAGTGGAGACAAGGTTGTTACGCCGTCCTTCATATATTACTCCGTTGCTGCAATCGCAATACTCGCAATTGTATCCTATTGGCGAGTAAATTTATTTAAGAAAAAGCAGTAA
- a CDS encoding NADPH-dependent FMN reductase translates to MKKLKIISSTVRPGRKGPLVAQWVAEQAKKHSNFEIEVIDLGELNLPMMNEPNHPSKKDYTLEHTKLWSSKIEEADAFIFVTAEYNHNFPAPLHNALEYLVHEWRFKAAGIVSYGGISAGTRAANALKTALATMKMIPLGEAVNFPRFEQNIDENGVFQGNEISVKAAGTMFKQITRWTKGLKEIEKDV, encoded by the coding sequence ATGAAAAAACTTAAAATAATCTCCTCGACCGTACGTCCAGGTAGAAAAGGTCCTTTGGTTGCGCAGTGGGTTGCAGAGCAAGCAAAAAAGCATTCGAATTTTGAGATTGAAGTTATTGATCTTGGTGAATTAAATTTGCCAATGATGAATGAGCCAAATCATCCTTCAAAAAAAGACTATACGCTCGAACACACCAAATTGTGGAGTTCAAAGATTGAAGAAGCAGATGCATTTATTTTTGTCACTGCTGAGTATAATCATAATTTCCCTGCTCCATTGCATAATGCATTGGAATATTTAGTGCATGAATGGAGATTTAAAGCGGCAGGAATTGTGAGTTACGGTGGTATTTCTGCTGGAACTAGAGCTGCAAATGCTTTGAAGACCGCATTAGCCACAATGAAGATGATTCCGCTTGGCGAAGCTGTAAATTTTCCACGTTTTGAGCAAAACATCGATGAGAATGGCGTTTTCCAAGGCAATGAAATTTCGGTGAAAGCAGCTGGTACTATGTTCAAACAAATTACTAGATGGACAAAAGGCCTTAAGGAAATCGAGAAAGACGTATAA
- a CDS encoding YceI family protein yields MKKIYALLLFTAFSLNSFAQKTWLADPNHSQLSFDITHLTISSVEGSFTDFDAQIVSDKGDFSDASIEMSANMESINTQVAARDKHLRSEDFFDVENYPKMYYKSTSIRKDGKEKGRYVANGYLTMHGIVKPLELKIWFRGIIENPSNKEKVAGFQVTGTLLRSDYKVGEKFPEAMLSDKVMLKADLEFSEKK; encoded by the coding sequence ATGAAAAAAATTTATGCTCTTCTACTTTTTACAGCATTCAGTTTAAACTCATTTGCACAAAAAACTTGGCTTGCAGACCCCAACCACTCTCAATTATCCTTTGATATTACGCACTTGACAATTTCGAGCGTGGAGGGTTCATTTACAGATTTTGACGCACAAATTGTAAGTGACAAAGGCGACTTTAGCGACGCATCAATTGAGATGAGCGCCAATATGGAATCTATAAACACGCAAGTGGCTGCCCGCGATAAGCACTTACGCAGCGAAGATTTCTTTGATGTAGAAAACTATCCAAAGATGTATTATAAAAGTACTTCGATTAGAAAAGATGGAAAAGAAAAAGGACGTTATGTGGCAAATGGCTACCTAACTATGCATGGAATTGTAAAGCCTTTGGAACTTAAAATTTGGTTTAGAGGTATTATAGAAAACCCTTCAAATAAGGAAAAGGTAGCTGGATTCCAAGTTACGGGTACCTTATTAAGAAGCGACTACAAGGTAGGCGAAAAGTTTCCTGAAGCGATGTTAAGTGATAAGGTAATGCTAAAAGCTGATCTCGAATTTTCAGAAAAGAAATAA
- a CDS encoding alpha/beta fold hydrolase, whose amino-acid sequence MKNIILIHGALGHSSDFDALANLLSVDFKVYSLLFQDHGINNNSNSDLTIPRLVEELDEFINTNAIENPNVFGYSMGGYVALCHSIKFKSKIGKIAVLATKFKWSPEIASAEISFLNWAVIEEKVPKYANQLKNIHGEDNWKILMSKTTDLMLDIGSQNYLTNTNLSLIEIPVQFMLGDSDKMVSLDETLAARSSIKSSSLAVLPNTKHGFETCNTATLELTLRHFFK is encoded by the coding sequence ATGAAGAATATAATTTTGATTCACGGCGCACTTGGCCACAGTTCGGATTTTGACGCTTTGGCTAATTTACTGTCGGTAGATTTTAAAGTCTATTCACTACTTTTTCAAGATCACGGAATAAATAATAATTCCAACAGCGACCTGACAATTCCGAGATTGGTCGAGGAGTTGGATGAATTTATAAATACAAATGCTATTGAGAATCCGAATGTCTTTGGTTATAGTATGGGTGGTTATGTTGCTTTATGTCATTCGATCAAATTTAAAAGTAAGATTGGAAAAATTGCAGTCTTGGCAACTAAATTCAAATGGAGTCCTGAAATTGCATCCGCAGAAATATCATTTTTAAATTGGGCTGTTATTGAAGAAAAAGTACCAAAATATGCCAATCAGTTAAAAAATATTCATGGTGAGGACAATTGGAAAATACTTATGTCAAAGACCACAGACTTAATGTTAGATATTGGCAGTCAAAATTATTTGACAAATACCAATCTTTCTCTAATTGAAATTCCTGTTCAATTTATGCTAGGTGATTCGGACAAAATGGTGAGCCTTGATGAAACGTTAGCGGCTCGAAGTTCTATTAAAAGTTCAAGTCTTGCGGTTTTACCTAATACCAAACATGGATTTGAAACTTGCAACACCGCAACTTTAGAACTAACGCTCAGGCATTTTTTTAAATAA
- a CDS encoding anti-sigma factor: MTTKEYIASGKLEMYVLGHLSEQENIAVAKLRRADSEINLEIDKIEAAIIQLTAALSPTVTSEMMDAMISNQTAKSSKLEKKKKTNWSAILGWSFCLLLLLTATYFGYENSGLIEYQVKSQKEKTALLAETDSIKQQSVRTETILNLLKLPATQKQILESEDNSTDVTATLFYNHNELTAILDLANLPVLGQGEVYQLWSVTETEQELLYKGVFIKDFSKKESNNLYLLDGVTADRFVLSIETDSNTVEPSPIRFIQKENYL; this comes from the coding sequence ATGACTACTAAAGAATATATAGCTTCAGGAAAATTAGAAATGTACGTTTTGGGACATCTTTCTGAGCAAGAGAATATCGCAGTTGCAAAATTACGTCGTGCTGATTCTGAGATTAATTTAGAAATAGATAAGATTGAAGCAGCGATTATTCAGTTAACCGCTGCTCTATCACCTACGGTAACTTCAGAAATGATGGATGCCATGATTAGTAATCAAACCGCAAAATCTTCAAAATTAGAGAAAAAGAAAAAAACCAATTGGTCTGCAATTTTAGGCTGGAGTTTTTGTTTGCTTCTGTTATTGACGGCAACTTATTTTGGTTACGAAAATTCTGGTTTGATAGAATACCAAGTTAAAAGTCAAAAGGAAAAAACTGCACTGTTAGCTGAAACTGATTCGATAAAACAGCAGTCGGTTAGGACTGAAACTATTTTAAATTTACTTAAACTTCCAGCAACTCAAAAGCAGATTCTTGAATCTGAAGATAATTCGACCGATGTTACGGCAACATTATTTTATAATCATAACGAATTGACAGCAATTTTGGATTTGGCAAATCTTCCTGTTTTAGGTCAAGGTGAAGTATATCAATTGTGGAGCGTTACAGAAACTGAACAAGAATTGTTGTATAAAGGCGTTTTCATTAAAGATTTTTCAAAAAAAGAAAGCAACAATCTATATCTTCTTGATGGAGTTACGGCGGATAGGTTTGTGTTGAGTATTGAAACAGATAGCAACACTGTCGAGCCCTCTCCTATCCGATTTATACAAAAAGAGAATTACTTATGA
- a CDS encoding RNA polymerase sigma factor has protein sequence MPLDQLLSLIVSRDKRASYYIYDKYAESLYAIICHSIDKQEIAEEALFEVFEKVFANISQFSDSKGTFFGWLLSLCRETICEKQTSLNSNFSPNRNFVSTITSEYSKFSIIKEYGVQEFVKNLRPKSVQQLDLLLFKGKGIASTSEILEISENQLFLNIKQSVDDLRAIIAN, from the coding sequence ATGCCGCTAGACCAACTACTTAGTTTAATAGTAAGCCGCGACAAACGGGCTTCCTATTATATATATGACAAGTATGCAGAAAGTTTGTATGCTATAATTTGCCATTCGATTGATAAGCAGGAAATTGCCGAAGAAGCACTATTTGAAGTGTTTGAAAAGGTTTTTGCAAATATTTCTCAATTTAGCGACAGTAAAGGAACCTTTTTCGGATGGTTGTTAAGTTTGTGTCGCGAAACTATTTGCGAGAAGCAGACATCATTAAATTCGAATTTTAGCCCGAATCGAAACTTTGTTAGTACGATTACTAGCGAATATTCGAAATTTTCTATTATTAAAGAATACGGCGTACAGGAATTTGTGAAAAATTTACGCCCGAAATCTGTTCAGCAGTTGGATTTGTTACTGTTTAAAGGAAAAGGTATCGCATCTACTTCTGAAATATTGGAGATTTCTGAGAATCAATTATTTCTTAATATTAAACAAAGCGTTGACGATTTACGTGCCATTATTGCAAATTAG
- a CDS encoding glutathione peroxidase, whose amino-acid sequence MSKYISVFSLMLLFATIGTTTSCAQKSNKAATTTVTKKVMNTSIYNYKATDIDGKTFDLASLKGKKVIIVNTASKCGYTGQYEGLEKLYKEYSNDGLVILGFPTNDFNGQEPGSNKEIAAFCTQNYGVTFPMMEKITVKGDDMNPIYRYLTQKSENGLEDSKVMWNFQKYLINENGQLEKVLMSKVEPNDPEIINWIKA is encoded by the coding sequence ATGTCTAAGTATATTTCTGTTTTTTCTTTAATGTTATTGTTTGCTACAATTGGAACAACTACATCTTGTGCACAAAAATCAAATAAAGCAGCTACAACTACAGTAACAAAAAAAGTTATGAATACATCAATATACAACTACAAAGCAACAGACATCGATGGTAAAACTTTTGATCTTGCTTCTCTTAAAGGGAAAAAAGTAATTATTGTAAATACAGCTTCAAAATGTGGTTACACTGGACAGTACGAAGGTCTAGAGAAGTTGTATAAAGAATATTCAAATGACGGATTGGTAATTCTTGGTTTTCCAACTAACGACTTTAACGGTCAAGAGCCTGGATCAAACAAAGAAATTGCAGCATTTTGCACTCAAAACTACGGAGTTACTTTTCCTATGATGGAAAAAATTACTGTAAAAGGAGACGATATGAACCCAATATATCGATATCTCACTCAGAAATCTGAAAATGGACTTGAGGATTCAAAAGTCATGTGGAATTTTCAAAAATATCTGATCAACGAAAACGGACAACTTGAAAAAGTTCTTATGTCTAAAGTTGAGCCTAACGATCCAGAAATCATAAACTGGATTAAAGCATAA
- a CDS encoding GNAT family N-acetyltransferase, with protein MSVIIRACKLSDLDAVLEITNYAILKTTAIYDDDARTMVELTNWFLEKQEKNFPVVVAVQNEIVIGYGTYGAFRQKYGSRFTVEHSVYVNADNNGKGVGSMLLSELINQAKSQNMRTMIAAIDASNEASIAFHRKFGFREIGVCHEAGFKFNQWLDLLLMELILES; from the coding sequence ATGAGTGTAATAATTAGAGCCTGCAAATTATCTGACCTTGACGCCGTATTGGAAATAACCAACTACGCAATTCTAAAAACGACCGCTATTTATGATGATGACGCCAGAACAATGGTCGAACTCACAAATTGGTTTTTAGAAAAACAGGAGAAAAATTTCCCTGTGGTTGTTGCGGTGCAAAATGAAATTGTAATCGGCTATGGTACTTATGGTGCCTTTCGGCAAAAGTATGGAAGCAGATTTACGGTCGAACATTCTGTATACGTCAATGCTGATAATAATGGTAAAGGAGTTGGATCTATGCTTTTATCTGAATTAATCAATCAGGCCAAAAGCCAAAATATGCGCACTATGATTGCTGCAATTGATGCTTCAAACGAAGCAAGTATTGCATTTCATCGCAAATTTGGATTTAGAGAAATAGGAGTTTGCCACGAAGCTGGTTTTAAATTTAACCAATGGCTCGATCTATTACTGATGGAATTAATACTGGAAAGTTAA